From the genome of Papaver somniferum cultivar HN1 chromosome 2, ASM357369v1, whole genome shotgun sequence, one region includes:
- the LOC113351927 gene encoding serine/threonine-protein phosphatase 6 regulatory ankyrin repeat subunit C-like → MGVGLPTILGNIRNEDGRRALHIAAAGGRLDVLKYLIEDMKLNIDVQDNSGETPMCCAAIEGRLSTVAYLLKMGANPEIPNGTAMIPYLLKVMGDNPEIPNGTDIPMNPLHHAAAEGNHDIITLLLSKGVNVDVSNGFGSPLLHACAVGRHDTVKLLLDHNANPNWLFGEATTPLRDPFIPNLGNAWRFLMYERTFHLALGSISFAWLLRKYVPVAGADPNGGPDGMEALASAAGVGTIPIIKLLVEAGADPNVTNTAIILLESSYCGT, encoded by the exons ATGGGAGTTGGATTACCAACAATACTTGGGAATATCCGAAATGAAGATGGTAGACGTGCGCTTCATATTGCTGCTGCAGGAGGGAGATTAGATGTTCTCAAGTACTTGATTGAAGATATGAAACTTAATATTGATGTCCAAGATAATTCAG GCGAAACTCCAATGTGCTGTGCAGCTATAGAAGGACGTTTGAGCACTGTAGCATATCTTCTGAAAATGGGTGCCAATCCTGAAATACCAAATGGTACAGCTATGATTCCATATCTTCTGAAAGTGATGGGTGACAATCCCGAAATACCGAATGGTACAGATATTCCTATGAATCCTTTGCATCATGCTGCTGCGGAAG GAAATCATGATATCATAACCTTGCTACTTTCAAAAGGTGTCAACGTAGATGTTTCAAATGGTTTTGGCTCACCCCTGCTACATGCTTGCGCTGTTGGCAGACACGATACAGTTAAACTTCTTCTGGATCACAATGCCAAT CCCAATTGGCTCTTCGGCGAGGCGACTACTCCACTTCGGGATCCATTTATTCCAAATCTTGGCAATGCGTGGAGA TTTCTAATGTATGAGAGAACTTTCCATCTTGCTCTTGGTTCCATATCTTTTGCTTGGCTCTTAAGGAAGTATGTACCAGTG GCAGGTGCTGATCCAAATGGTGGACCAGATGGAATGGAAGCTCTGGCATCTGCCGCTGGAGTGGGGACAATACCAATCATCAAGCTACTGGTTGAAGCTGGTGCAGATCCAAATGTTACAAATACT GCAATAATTTTACTTGAAAGTTCTTATTGTGGTACTTAA